From the Ipomoea triloba cultivar NCNSP0323 chromosome 8, ASM357664v1 genome, the window taagataagataagataagataGTAAGATAAGATTAGTATTATTAGTTTAGTCATTGGTATGtttattactacctccgtcccataaTGGTTGTCTACGATGCTTGACTGaggtaatttttaattcaatttttcataatattaagtttagcattaatatataaaatttatatatttagaaactacattaaaaatactattaaacaaaaaaaattaaatttaaaaataataaaaaattactaaagaaaataagcaaataagaaagagttgatttgaccaatgaatagtaaataggacaggtaaaatgggacagagagagtattaatttattattacattCACTAGTAGAGTACTGTATATCTGAATATTTCTTATTTATAGTTAATAACATTTTAACAACCTTTCAGATTTAGGCCATgtttcaattttagtattttaagttacaaaaagcttattaactaaACAACTCGTTgttaagtcaaaattgactaattgGAGGATTATTTAACAAACAGGGCCTTAAGCTACCCGCCCCCGGTAGTAAAACATAGAAAGAGAAGTCATCGGAAAGTCTGGCTGGCTAGCTGTCGCTGACCTTCGGAGCATTTCGGCTGCTCTTCATCTTTGAGCATCGGAGTCGGAGACACACGATAAGCAGTCTTGTCGGCGAGATTAGCGAACCATTTTAAACCTAGTTTGTAGGACCTGTTCTATGCTTGCTTGCGTTGTACGATCCTAGAACGCCATGGCCCAATCGACCTCCCTTCTTTTACTGGGACTTGCAGGGAGAAGAAGCTTACGGAATCTCTACCTTGCCCGTACAAGAATCACTTATCTGTCCTTCAAGCACAACGACACTCAACAAAGAGCATTATCCAATTCGCATTCAATAAACGGCGAAGATCCAATCTTGCCCGTTCTGATAATCGGTGCCGGCCCAGTTGGGCTCGCTCTCTCTATACTCCTCGCTAAATTGGGTACTTATCTTAAATCACCATTCTGACTGTCCCTTTGGAGCTTTGcaaaattctgtgtattcaatgCTCTTAGATTTCTCTATTGTGTGAACCCAAATTCCATTTCTAttggtttttggtgtttgggtttttattttttataacaaattaCATTGTTCGTTTCTCTGTTTAAGGTGTGAAATGTGCAGTCTTGGAGAAGAGCAAGGTCTTTTCTACCCACCCTCAAGCTCACTTTATTAACAATCGATCAATGGAGGTTGGTTTTTTTGTTATGTGGAATGTGTTCTATCGAATATTCATGGGATAAATGGAACTTTTGTTTTGATGGTAGAATTTCTTGATAGGTGTTTCGCAAAATGGATGGCCTAGCAGAAGAGATTCTGAGTTCTCAACCACCAGTAGAGTTTTGGAGGAAGTTCATATACTGTACATCTCTCACGGGTCCTATTCTTGGCTCAGTTGATCATATGCAACCTGAAGGTAGAATATAGTACCGAACCACCTAATTTGCATTCGAATAACAAGCACAAATGCTGCAACTGGTGTGTTGATGTAATTTTCATTGAACTGATTTTTGTCACATAATCTATGAGTAACTTGGTGGAAGACAGTTCTTTTACATGCTTGCTTGAGAGACTGCAATTTGTTGTGCTAGTTTCATATACTTCTCTTTTATTCAGATTTCGATCATATTGTGAGCCCTGTCTCTGTTGCACACTTCTCACAGTACAAATTGACCAGATTGATGCTTAAGCAGCTAAAGGAACTTGATTTTCATATCAGGAACTATGAAGGGTTTGGCATGAATGATGGCTTTATTTCGGAGAAGCAGCTCCTTATGGGGCATGAGTGCACAGCAATAAATCCTAGCAATCATTTTATTACTGTGACTGCATCTTTCCCTGGGGAAGGAAAGTCTTCAGAGAAAAGTATCCGGTGTCAGTTCCTTGTTGGTACAGATGGTGCTGCAAGTACAGCCAGAAAGCTTATGGGAATAAATATGAAAGGGGAAAAGAACTTACAAAAACTTATCAGTGTCCACTTTATGAGCCAAGAACTGGGGCAATATCTCATTAATGAGAGACCTGGGATGCTGTTTTTCATATTTAATGAAAAAGCTATAGGTGTTCTTGTAGCCCATAATCTTGAGCAGGGGGAATTTGTGTTGCAGGTATGTATCAAAATGGGATTGTTGTGATATTTGTAATTCTAATGTATAGAAGAAGGAAACTTACTGTACTTCTATTTGAAATTCATAGATACCGTTTTATCCACCTCAGCAAAGGCTTGAAGACTTCAGCTCTGAGGTATGCTTCTCTGCTTGCTGAGTTGTTTTGTACACAGGacatattaaaataatcatacacaacattttattttttttctttcaatatcTAGTtgcattttatgaaattttaagGATACTTGGTTTCTTATAAAATACTGCTGCAGATGCATAAAATAATTTACGATTTGGTTGGTAAAGAGCTTGCAGACATCAAAGTGATAGACATAAAGCCCTGGGTAATGCATGCTGAAGTTGCTGAGAAGTTTCTGTCCTGTGGCAACAGAATAATTCTTGCTGGAGATGCTGCACACCGTTTTCCTCCTGCTGGAGGTTTTGGTAGGCAACTGCTCTCGTGTATCAGTTTGTCTTTTTTGGTTGGCCTGCCAAATTTTGTTTGGTACCATTTAGGTTGTGAAGGTTTTGGATTACTAAAATTAGCCTTATTTAATTTGGCTCAAATCATTATTGTTAAGATTCCTTTTTTTCTGGACTGAATCAGCAGTAGGGCAGGTTCACATTTCTTTTCAGGCAGAGTGTAAAAACCATAATCTTAGAGAGATAATAGAAGAGACTTGAATCATTTGTGTCTATTATGTGGAGGGTAAATACACCAATGAACataaaccaaaaccaaaaccataCTCTCCCTATGGTGATGATGCTTGatcaatttatatttgtttaaagCTTTGTTTCGTGATATCCATATAAGCAACCACAATAGGATGCggactgatatatatatattgtcaatatGATGAAAGGGAGCCACTGTGAGATTCTTTCTACCATTTCAGGAATGAATACCGGTATTCAAGATGCTCATAATATTGCCTGGAAATTAGCTTTGGTTAGCAAGGGTATTGCTCCTGCATCATTTCTTTCCACTTATGAAGCAGAACGTAAACAGGTATTGCTTTTCTGACTTCTTAATTAGTTCTTTAAATTTCCCTCACCCTCCACCTTTGGACATGTGGTTTCATTACCATTCTGCAATTTGATAGGTTTTTACTTCTGGTTTAGTGGTTTTCATATACTAATACTTGGAACTTTTAGATTGCAACTTTTAATACAATACTTAGCGTTCAAAACTTTAAAGCAGCAATGAGAGTTCCTGCTGCACTTGGTCTTGATCCAACTATTGCAAATGCAGGTAAAATGCATGATGCTTCATGTTTCATTTTAAATACATGTGAGCTAATTTACTCTGTAATATAGTCATGAATCATGATAATGTATCAATATCCTTGCAGTGCATCAAGCTCTTAATAACACCGTTGGTTCCATTTTACCATCTGGAGTACAAAAGACTATTTTAGACGGAATTTTTAGCATAGGCCGTGCACAGCTTTCTGATATTGTTTTAAATCCGAATAATCCGCTTGGATCTGCTAGGCTTGCCAGACTAAGAGAAATATTTGAGGAAGGACAGAGCCTTCAGCTCCAGTTCCCAGCTGAGGATCTTGGTTTCAGGTAGTGCTATTGACACCTATATTGAATTGATTTTATGCATATCAAGTTGATCCAGTTAACAAATTTGTTTTATCTATTCACTCCAAATTCAAGCATCTTCTAAATTCTAATGCTTATAGTTCTTTATTTCAAGCCTAATTTTGTGGGTAACTGAATTTTCTGTTAATTTACTTCCTCTAATTTAGGTATCTCAAAGGAGCATTGGTGTCTAATGGTGATAATCTGTTGCATGAACCTGAAGCACCCACAGGACGAAGGAGGGACTTTGTGCCCTCAGCGGATCCGGGATCAAGGTTGCCACACATAAATGTTAGACCATTTTCAAATCCACCTAGCAAGGTATTGTTTTAACTTCTTAATAACGTCTTTTCTTTCATTCCTAAGGGAAAGCTTGTATTGGCATTTGGGAGGGGTGGGTTTAACTTTGTTAAATGCAAGATGTGGAAATTCAGGCTCTTGAAGTTTATAAAATTCTCACACGTTTACATTTAAATGGAGGTTATTTCATCTTTACATActgttgaatattaggaaacctttgttgaatattaggaaactcttAGTAGGAGTGGTCTTAGCTTTCTATTCCTATTAAGGATCCTTATATAGATAGAACTAGAGAATACACAGAGAGACAATCTATTGTaatctttcattataatatattctttttgttctctttttctttggTTTCTCACATATTTTGCTTTCACCTAACTAGCGgatggttgttattctccacccgccagcctttcaatccctcaatttcaacacaTGCCTTATGGGATAAGATATTATGTGCAGGAAACATTTTCTACATTGGACCTTGTATCAGCAGAGAAGGTCGAGTTTCTTCTCATTATAGCACCAGTGGACTCATCCTACCATTTGGCTCTAGCGGCATTCCAGGTTGCTGAGGACTGTAAAGTTCCTTTAAAGGTATGCGTCATGTGGCCAGGAGAAACTATTGCGGGAGCCAACAGAAGCAAAGCTGCATTGTTACCTTGGGAGAATTTCGTAGACGTTTTGGAAGTTAAGAGACCACCAAATTCGTCGTCTTGGTGGGGTGTCTGCAAGATGACAGACAGGGGAGCCATTTTAGTGAGGCCCGACGAGCATATTGCTTGGCGCACAAAGTCGGAACTTGCTGGTGATGCCACAACTGAGATGAGAAAAGTTTTTCACACCATCCTTGGATCTCAATGCCAGATGATGACTCCCTAGTCcctcccaattttttttttcttccaagtaaatatcataaatagttttattttctcATATTACCTTTCTAATTAAAGTTGAAAATGTTGTGTACTTTCTATTGGGCAATCAAAAGAGGAAAAATATGTAGTTTTCCTACAAGAAATAAGACACCTATCTTGAGGGATTAGTGCAttgccattttctttttccctaTAAATACTTGCAATCATTATACCAATCCACCTTATAAGGTGGACCCCGTTCATTTTGCATTGCCATTTTATTTAAGTCTATCTCATTTTgcatttattggtcaaatcaattatttttttattgcttatttttttcagtatttttaattgttttaaatttgattttttgtgtgtttaataatactttaatgtagtttttaaatatataaattttatatactaatattaaaattagtattataaaaaattaaattaaaaataatttcagtcaagcatGGTCAAATGAACCAGACAAAACAAATGGGATaaatagagtatattaaaattgcattattaatacattgaatgttcatttattattattattaattaatacattgaatgttcattttttaaaaatacattatttgtgtatcgaaggttcattatttgatGTACTATCAATAATGAATCtccagtacacaaataatgaactttcaatatattaaaaataatatttatttatgattcacattgtaatgtggaccatggtccatagtataatttgccctaaaGGAATAAATTTAATGAGAAAATACGTAAAGCTTTAAAACTTCACTTTTTATAGTCTCACTCAGtttattgggtttatcgaggcaaactcCACttctcttccgagtatgtgagtaaaccctcgcaaAGGGGGTTAactagcctaggttgcccactcctcttccgagtatgtgagtaaaccctcgcaaAGGGGGTTAactagcctaggttgcccatagacGGTTTCAAACTCAGGACCTCACagccgcgagcgtcttggtcttgccactcagaCTGCCCTTACGGGCAAGTCTCACTCACGTTTATGTATTGAAAGATGTGTTGCTATTTGTACCACCTTTAGTGTAAATAATCTTGGAATTCTAAAAAGATTACAAATTTCAATAATTGtataggtggtgtaaatagcaaTTAGAGTATAAATATGACTATTTACACCACCATGGTCAAATgtaatttaattacacaaaaaattaagaattgaaattagagttcaaaaaaaaaaaagaattgaaattagagtttaaaaaaaagtattgaaattagaaatattactttaataaaattaaaccaaacaactatttaaaattttaaaaataaaaacattaaaaaagaaaaagaaaaacaagccGGCGAGGggtttctgtttttgtttttgtttttttttttaaagtatttttatttttaaatttttaaatagttatttaatttaGGGAGAAtgacatctttagtccctggGTTATTACCATAGTGCAGACTCAGTGCCTAGGTTATaaccgtatccgagtttagtccctaagttatgacCTAAGTGGCGTTTTTAGTCCCTGGTGTTAATGTTCTGTTAGATTTAACGGAAaactgaaaaaattaattaataattgaaggGTAAATTTGGAATTTAAAATTCTAATCCTTTCCTAAATCCAAACCCTCACGCAGCGTCAtccatttcttctttcttctacAATCTAAGGTGTTCTTCTTCCCCAACTTTTGAATTCTTAAATTCTTCAAGTGAAATTAAAGTTGCTTTCAAGTTGAACTAATCCATATGTATACAGTACTACTAAATGAAGTAAAGTAGGCGAATTCCAATTTAATCcaaaaaatagttatattaatccaaaaaatagttatattaatAGATGTTCAGCAAAACATGGTtagcaaatgttatacttacaGTAGACCATATTTGACATGTTATACTGACATtccaaacaaaaacaatgatAGCACCTTAGTTTGATATACAAAAGACTACAAAAAGAAGGCTATCACAGTCAACCATTTAGTTCGATATACAAAACACCACAAAATGATGGCCATCATCCATCCTACTGCTTTCTCAGTTTTTGCTTGGGGTAGAGTTGTTTCCTACTTCTTTTTTTTGTAGCTGATGTACTTGCTTCTTGTGTGCTCTCAGTATCAAGTGGAGGAGCTTGAGATGTCCTTATAGcctatttaatcaaatagacaTATT encodes:
- the LOC116027200 gene encoding uncharacterized protein LOC116027200 isoform X1; amino-acid sequence: MAQSTSLLLLGLAGRRSLRNLYLARTRITYLSFKHNDTQQRALSNSHSINGEDPILPVLIIGAGPVGLALSILLAKLGVKCAVLEKSKVFSTHPQAHFINNRSMEVFRKMDGLAEEILSSQPPVEFWRKFIYCTSLTGPILGSVDHMQPEDFDHIVSPVSVAHFSQYKLTRLMLKQLKELDFHIRNYEGFGMNDGFISEKQLLMGHECTAINPSNHFITVTASFPGEGKSSEKSIRCQFLVGTDGAASTARKLMGINMKGEKNLQKLISVHFMSQELGQYLINERPGMLFFIFNEKAIGVLVAHNLEQGEFVLQIPFYPPQQRLEDFSSEMHKIIYDLVGKELADIKVIDIKPWVMHAEVAEKFLSCGNRIILAGDAAHRFPPAGGFGMNTGIQDAHNIAWKLALVSKGIAPASFLSTYEAERKQIATFNTILSVQNFKAAMRVPAALGLDPTIANAVHQALNNTVGSILPSGVQKTILDGIFSIGRAQLSDIVLNPNNPLGSARLARLREIFEEGQSLQLQFPAEDLGFRYLKGALVSNGDNLLHEPEAPTGRRRDFVPSADPGSRLPHINVRPFSNPPSKETFSTLDLVSAEKVEFLLIIAPVDSSYHLALAAFQVAEDCKVPLKVCVMWPGETIAGANRSKAALLPWENFVDVLEVKRPPNSSSWWGVCKMTDRGAILVRPDEHIAWRTKSELAGDATTEMRKVFHTILGSQCQMMTP
- the LOC116027200 gene encoding uncharacterized protein LOC116027200 isoform X3, encoding MDGLAEEILSSQPPVEFWRKFIYCTSLTGPILGSVDHMQPEDFDHIVSPVSVAHFSQYKLTRLMLKQLKELDFHIRNYEGFGMNDGFISEKQLLMGHECTAINPSNHFITVTASFPGEGKSSEKSIRCQFLVGTDGAASTARKLMGINMKGEKNLQKLISVHFMSQELGQYLINERPGMLFFIFNEKAIGVLVAHNLEQGEFVLQIPFYPPQQRLEDFSSEMHKIIYDLVGKELADIKVIDIKPWVMHAEVAEKFLSCGNRIILAGDAAHRFPPAGGFGMNTGIQDAHNIAWKLALVSKGIAPASFLSTYEAERKQIATFNTILSVQNFKAAMRVPAALGLDPTIANAVHQALNNTVGSILPSGVQKTILDGIFSIGRAQLSDIVLNPNNPLGSARLARLREIFEEGQSLQLQFPAEDLGFRYLKGALVSNGDNLLHEPEAPTGRRRDFVPSADPGSRLPHINVRPFSNPPSKETFSTLDLVSAEKVEFLLIIAPVDSSYHLALAAFQVAEDCKVPLKVCVMWPGETIAGANRSKAALLPWENFVDVLEVKRPPNSSSWWGVCKMTDRGAILVRPDEHIAWRTKSELAGDATTEMRKVFHTILGSQCQMMTP
- the LOC116027200 gene encoding uncharacterized protein LOC116027200 isoform X2 — encoded protein: MHYKKLTTGVKCAVLEKSKVFSTHPQAHFINNRSMEVFRKMDGLAEEILSSQPPVEFWRKFIYCTSLTGPILGSVDHMQPEDFDHIVSPVSVAHFSQYKLTRLMLKQLKELDFHIRNYEGFGMNDGFISEKQLLMGHECTAINPSNHFITVTASFPGEGKSSEKSIRCQFLVGTDGAASTARKLMGINMKGEKNLQKLISVHFMSQELGQYLINERPGMLFFIFNEKAIGVLVAHNLEQGEFVLQIPFYPPQQRLEDFSSEMHKIIYDLVGKELADIKVIDIKPWVMHAEVAEKFLSCGNRIILAGDAAHRFPPAGGFGMNTGIQDAHNIAWKLALVSKGIAPASFLSTYEAERKQIATFNTILSVQNFKAAMRVPAALGLDPTIANAVHQALNNTVGSILPSGVQKTILDGIFSIGRAQLSDIVLNPNNPLGSARLARLREIFEEGQSLQLQFPAEDLGFRYLKGALVSNGDNLLHEPEAPTGRRRDFVPSADPGSRLPHINVRPFSNPPSKETFSTLDLVSAEKVEFLLIIAPVDSSYHLALAAFQVAEDCKVPLKVCVMWPGETIAGANRSKAALLPWENFVDVLEVKRPPNSSSWWGVCKMTDRGAILVRPDEHIAWRTKSELAGDATTEMRKVFHTILGSQCQMMTP